In Mucilaginibacter celer, one DNA window encodes the following:
- a CDS encoding carboxypeptidase-like regulatory domain-containing protein, giving the protein MDEPVRIKGAKTGTTTDADGGFQISAPRNASLQVSSVGYVTQDVYQQPKQHHYYPGARA; this is encoded by the coding sequence ATGGACGAACCCGTACGGATAAAAGGAGCCAAAACAGGTACTACTACCGATGCCGACGGCGGTTTCCAGATCTCGGCGCCGCGAAACGCATCGCTCCAGGTATCGTCTGTAGGTTATGTTACGCAGGATGTCTATCAACAACCAAAGCAACATCACTATTACCCTGGTGCCCGAGCCTAA
- a CDS encoding sialate O-acetylesterase — protein sequence MTLKKLLSLIAIILTSFISRAEIRLPVIMSDGMVLQRNQKIKIWGWAAPSEHVTIQFRNRKFKTLASGDGKWLITLPPTEAGGPYTMDIDGSNHIQLKDILIGDVWLCSGQSNMVHQMELHKVRYAKEIAGAKNAAIRQFAITNRANMQNPQEDVPGSKWKKADSAGIGEFSAVAYFFAKALYQKYHVPIGLINSSWGGTPIEAWMSEESLRDFADIELLIKRNRDTAFLNSLRKDALANKSVPYQQDKGLTEKWFDPGYITKGWRRIAVPGYWEDQGIRNLDGVVWYRREVNIPQSMLNSQVKIFLGRIVDADVVYVNGKQIGSTSYMYPQRRYNIPPNTLKPGKNLFVVRVTNNSGKGGFVPDKPYQLICGADTIDLTGYWQYKVGLVNKPEGSVAGGGIAVQNQPTALFNSMIAPITNYNIIGFVWYQGESNTGNPTQYAKLQPAMIRDWRLKWQMANAPFLFVQLPGFMEMNYLPSESQWAQFREAQAASLSVPNTAMAVAIDLGEWNDIHPDAKKEVGERLALQAEKLAYGDKNIVASGPVFQSAKIDGDKIIISFDYSGLGLCTKDGEEPQEFAIAGADKIFSWAKATINGNTVVLSSTDVPRPLYIRYAWADNPVNPNLINNEGLPAMPFRTDKP from the coding sequence ATGACACTTAAGAAATTATTGAGCCTGATCGCGATCATTCTGACCAGCTTTATTTCGCGTGCCGAAATACGCCTCCCCGTCATAATGAGTGACGGCATGGTGTTGCAACGCAATCAAAAAATCAAAATATGGGGATGGGCCGCTCCTTCAGAGCATGTTACAATTCAATTCAGGAACAGGAAATTTAAAACCCTTGCTTCAGGTGACGGAAAGTGGCTGATAACACTGCCACCAACGGAAGCCGGCGGGCCATACACAATGGACATAGATGGATCAAATCATATTCAACTAAAGGATATCCTTATTGGCGATGTATGGCTGTGTTCGGGCCAATCAAATATGGTACACCAGATGGAGTTGCACAAAGTGCGTTATGCCAAAGAGATTGCCGGTGCAAAAAACGCTGCTATAAGGCAATTTGCCATAACCAATAGAGCTAATATGCAAAATCCGCAGGAAGATGTTCCGGGTAGCAAATGGAAAAAAGCCGATTCTGCCGGTATCGGCGAATTTTCGGCTGTGGCCTATTTTTTTGCAAAAGCGCTTTATCAGAAGTACCATGTACCTATCGGTTTGATCAATTCGAGCTGGGGGGGCACTCCTATTGAGGCCTGGATGAGTGAAGAAAGCCTGAGAGATTTTGCCGATATCGAACTTTTAATTAAAAGAAACAGAGATACAGCATTCCTTAATAGCCTACGAAAAGATGCTTTGGCAAATAAGTCTGTACCCTATCAGCAGGATAAAGGGCTTACCGAAAAATGGTTCGATCCTGGGTACATAACCAAAGGATGGCGCAGAATTGCCGTTCCGGGATACTGGGAAGACCAGGGCATCCGCAACCTCGACGGCGTGGTATGGTACCGCCGTGAGGTCAACATTCCGCAAAGCATGCTCAACTCACAGGTCAAAATATTTTTGGGGAGAATAGTAGATGCTGATGTGGTTTACGTTAACGGGAAACAGATCGGCTCTACATCATATATGTACCCGCAACGACGATATAACATCCCTCCAAACACCTTAAAACCCGGTAAAAACCTGTTTGTTGTTCGCGTCACCAACAATTCGGGCAAGGGTGGTTTTGTGCCCGATAAACCATATCAGCTTATTTGTGGTGCCGATACTATTGACCTTACAGGCTACTGGCAATATAAAGTAGGGTTGGTAAACAAACCAGAGGGTAGCGTTGCAGGCGGGGGTATCGCGGTTCAAAATCAACCAACGGCTTTGTTCAATTCAATGATAGCCCCTATTACTAATTACAACATTATAGGCTTTGTATGGTATCAGGGCGAATCAAATACCGGCAACCCCACCCAGTATGCAAAACTCCAGCCCGCCATGATCCGCGATTGGCGGCTAAAATGGCAAATGGCCAACGCGCCCTTCCTATTTGTGCAACTTCCGGGCTTTATGGAAATGAACTATTTGCCATCCGAAAGCCAATGGGCCCAATTTCGCGAGGCTCAGGCAGCTTCATTGTCTGTACCTAATACAGCAATGGCTGTAGCTATTGACCTTGGCGAATGGAACGATATTCATCCGGATGCAAAAAAAGAAGTTGGCGAAAGATTGGCCCTCCAGGCTGAAAAACTTGCCTATGGAGATAAAAATATTGTAGCGTCAGGCCCTGTTTTTCAATCAGCAAAAATTGATGGCGACAAGATCATCATCAGCTTTGATTATTCGGGTTTGGGACTTTGTACCAAAGATGGCGAAGAACCGCAGGAATTTGCCATAGCCGGAGCCGATAAAATTTTTTCATGGGCCAAGGCCACCATTAATGGCAATACTGTGGTATTAAGCAGTACAGATGTACCTCGTCCGCTATATATTCGGTACGCATGGGCAGATAACCCGGTCAATCCTAATTTAATCAACAACGAAGGCTTACCGGCGATGCCTTTTCGTACAGATAAACCATAA
- a CDS encoding SDR family oxidoreductase, translated as MDNFLLSNKVIIITGGTGILGQAFINGIVRAGGTVAILGRNKEIAEQRAAQLQKNGAKALALIADVTSEHELKAARHLVLDTFGKIDGLVNAAGGNMPGGIIQPHDSLFSFDIEALRQVIDLNLYGTILPTRVFGEAIAENGSGSIVNISSMASQQAITKVLGYSLAKGAVDTFTKWFAVELANRYGDRIRSNAIAPGFFLTEQNKNLLTTPTGSYTERGNLVIDKTPFKRFGSPDELVGALVWLLSDASRFVTGTVITVDGGFSVFSGV; from the coding sequence ATGGATAATTTTTTACTAAGCAACAAAGTAATCATAATAACCGGCGGAACCGGGATATTAGGACAAGCTTTTATTAACGGCATTGTCCGGGCCGGCGGCACTGTTGCCATACTTGGCCGGAACAAAGAAATAGCAGAACAACGGGCGGCCCAATTACAGAAAAACGGCGCTAAAGCCCTGGCGCTCATTGCCGATGTAACCAGCGAGCATGAACTAAAAGCAGCCCGCCATTTAGTACTGGATACGTTTGGAAAAATTGACGGATTGGTTAATGCCGCAGGCGGTAATATGCCGGGGGGTATTATACAGCCCCACGATAGCCTTTTTTCGTTTGACATTGAAGCGCTCCGGCAGGTAATTGACCTTAACCTTTACGGCACCATTTTACCTACCCGCGTATTTGGTGAAGCTATAGCCGAAAACGGAAGCGGTAGTATTGTAAACATTTCATCAATGGCGTCGCAACAGGCCATTACCAAAGTTTTGGGATACAGTTTAGCCAAAGGCGCGGTAGATACTTTTACCAAATGGTTTGCGGTAGAGCTTGCCAACCGCTACGGCGACAGGATCCGCAGCAATGCTATTGCCCCCGGTTTTTTCCTGACCGAGCAAAATAAAAACTTATTAACCACCCCTACCGGCTCCTATACCGAACGTGGCAACCTGGTAATTGATAAAACGCCGTTTAAACGGTTCGGCTCGCCCGATGAATTGGTGGGCGCGTTGGTCTGGTTGCTTAGCGATGCCTCAAGGTTTGTGACCGGAACGGTTATTACAGTTGATGGGGGGTTTTCGGTGTTTAGCGGGGTGTAA
- a CDS encoding alpha-glucuronidase family glycosyl hydrolase: MPKYLLKYPCLCLMALFMVMNKVQADNGYKLWLEYHKVSNRQLAGVYRQQLQYMVFPASSNPLKAAKAEFLMGLDGMLSVKPTEVTNIVSGQTIVVGTPKSLNALPISFPDSIGNEGYLIKTIFINKKQCTLITANTDVGVLYGVFNFLKLIQTNQTISKLSVADHPRLMYRVLDHWDNLNRTVERGYAGSSIWNWHKLPDIVDQRYIDYARANASVGINGAVVNNVNADALVLSPQYLLKVQALANVFRTYGIRIYLSIKFSSPVELGGLKTADPLEPEVKKWWAGKADEIYNYIPDFGGFLVKANSEGQPGPQSYGRTHADGANMLADALAPHHGIVMWRAFVYDNKVPDDRFKQAYNEFKPFDGKFKDNVIVQVKNGPIDFQPREPFHPLFGAMPNTPLMMEFQLTQEYLGFSTHLVYEAPLFAECLQADSYRYGKGSTVSRVIKGDFNKKLITGMAGVANIGADLNWCGHPFAQANWYAFGRMAWNPDQSPAEIAADWLGMTFTNDESFVSPVKKIMLQSRENTVNYMTPLGLHHIMGVSTHYGPGPWVDNAGRPDWNATYYHRADSAGIGFDRTAAGSNALSQYAPEVKADWGNMKSCPDEYLLWFHHLSWGYKMRSGRTLWDELVWRYYTGAESVKQMGLTWNKLQGKIDPERFAEVKQLMQLQFKEAVTWRDACVLYFQSFSRMPIAAGSPKPEHLLDYYKKLKFYYVPGIGGNNYMTN; encoded by the coding sequence ATGCCTAAATATTTACTGAAATATCCGTGCCTGTGTTTAATGGCTTTGTTTATGGTAATGAATAAAGTCCAGGCCGACAATGGCTATAAGTTATGGCTCGAATATCATAAAGTAAGCAACCGGCAACTGGCCGGAGTTTACAGGCAGCAGTTGCAATATATGGTATTCCCCGCATCATCAAATCCGCTTAAAGCTGCCAAGGCCGAGTTTTTGATGGGTTTGGATGGGATGCTTTCAGTAAAACCTACAGAGGTTACGAATATAGTAAGCGGGCAAACAATTGTGGTTGGTACGCCAAAATCATTGAATGCTTTACCTATATCCTTTCCTGATAGCATTGGTAATGAAGGATATCTCATCAAAACAATATTCATTAATAAAAAGCAATGTACGCTTATAACGGCCAATACTGATGTTGGGGTTTTATATGGTGTTTTTAACTTTTTAAAGCTGATCCAGACTAATCAAACAATCAGTAAACTCAGCGTTGCCGATCATCCGCGTTTAATGTACCGGGTTTTGGATCATTGGGATAACCTAAACCGTACTGTTGAGCGCGGTTATGCAGGTTCATCCATATGGAATTGGCATAAACTGCCCGATATTGTCGATCAGCGTTATATTGATTATGCAAGAGCTAATGCTTCTGTTGGCATCAATGGGGCGGTGGTTAACAATGTAAATGCCGACGCGCTGGTCCTCTCGCCGCAATATTTATTGAAAGTGCAGGCGCTGGCCAATGTTTTCAGAACGTATGGCATCAGGATCTATCTTTCGATAAAATTCAGCAGCCCGGTAGAATTGGGCGGCCTGAAAACTGCCGATCCGCTTGAGCCTGAAGTGAAAAAATGGTGGGCCGGTAAGGCTGATGAAATTTATAACTACATTCCTGATTTTGGTGGTTTTTTAGTTAAAGCTAATTCAGAAGGGCAGCCTGGCCCGCAGAGTTATGGCCGCACCCATGCGGATGGTGCCAATATGCTTGCCGACGCATTGGCCCCGCATCACGGCATAGTGATGTGGCGCGCTTTTGTATACGATAACAAAGTACCCGATGACAGGTTTAAACAAGCTTATAACGAATTTAAACCGTTTGACGGGAAATTTAAGGACAACGTGATCGTCCAGGTTAAAAACGGCCCTATTGATTTTCAGCCACGGGAGCCTTTTCATCCCTTATTTGGTGCTATGCCTAATACCCCGCTGATGATGGAGTTTCAGCTGACGCAGGAGTATCTTGGTTTTTCAACGCATCTGGTTTATGAAGCGCCTTTATTTGCCGAATGCCTGCAGGCTGATAGCTACAGGTATGGTAAAGGTTCAACAGTTTCGCGGGTAATTAAAGGCGATTTTAATAAGAAACTGATAACCGGTATGGCCGGCGTAGCCAACATTGGTGCCGATTTAAACTGGTGCGGCCATCCTTTTGCGCAAGCCAACTGGTATGCCTTCGGTCGCATGGCCTGGAATCCGGACCAGTCGCCGGCAGAAATTGCCGCCGATTGGCTCGGGATGACTTTTACCAACGATGAAAGTTTTGTAAGTCCGGTAAAAAAGATCATGCTGCAATCAAGAGAAAATACGGTTAACTACATGACCCCGCTTGGCTTGCATCACATCATGGGAGTATCCACGCACTATGGCCCCGGCCCGTGGGTGGATAACGCAGGCCGCCCTGATTGGAATGCCACTTATTACCACAGGGCCGATTCTGCCGGCATAGGTTTTGATCGTACGGCAGCAGGGAGCAATGCCTTATCGCAATACGCGCCGGAAGTTAAGGCCGATTGGGGAAATATGAAGAGCTGCCCGGATGAATACCTGCTATGGTTTCATCATTTAAGCTGGGGGTACAAAATGCGGTCGGGGAGGACGTTATGGGACGAGCTGGTTTGGCGCTATTACACAGGTGCCGAATCGGTTAAACAGATGGGACTAACCTGGAATAAACTACAGGGCAAAATTGATCCTGAGCGATTTGCCGAGGTAAAACAACTGATGCAGCTTCAGTTTAAAGAAGCCGTAACCTGGCGCGACGCCTGCGTTTTGTATTTTCAATCATTTTCAAGAATGCCCATCGCAGCAGGATCCCCTAAGCCTGAACATCTTTTAGATTATTACAAAAAACTGAAGTTTTACTACGTGCCGGGCATAGGAGGTAATAACTACATGACCAATTAA
- the uxuA gene encoding mannonate dehydratase: protein MIPKLEQTFRWFGPSDPVSLPAISQTGATGIVSALHHIPCGDVWSSGEIGERKKVIEAAGFRWSVVESVNIHESIKMGTSARQRYIANYIETLTNLAAAGINTVCYNFMPVLDWTRTHLDYRLPNNASALRYHAAALAAFDLYILQRENAFNEFSPQQQSAAKAYLDTLSDDEKQLLTNTILAGLPGTDEVFTVDEFKVYLEKYAAVDEQKLKENLGYFLNAIIPYAEKLGINMCIHPDDPPFAILGLPRAVKCEQDLVDIINMYPSVNNGITLCTGSLGANPGNDIPGIINRLGGYIHFLHLRNVCREPDGSFYEAEHLEGDTDMFAVMKAIIDEQIRREKAGRSDLAIPLRPDHGHKILDDYNYNTYPGYSVTGRLKGLAELRGLELGIRRMING, encoded by the coding sequence ATGATACCTAAATTAGAACAAACATTCAGATGGTTTGGCCCTTCAGACCCGGTTTCTTTACCGGCCATATCACAAACAGGAGCAACAGGCATTGTCAGTGCGCTGCATCACATACCCTGCGGCGACGTGTGGAGCAGCGGCGAGATTGGTGAACGTAAAAAAGTGATTGAGGCGGCAGGTTTCCGCTGGTCTGTTGTTGAAAGCGTTAATATCCATGAAAGTATAAAAATGGGTACATCCGCACGCCAGCGGTATATTGCAAATTACATCGAAACGTTAACCAACCTGGCCGCAGCCGGCATCAACACGGTATGTTATAATTTTATGCCTGTGCTTGATTGGACACGTACACACCTTGATTACCGTTTACCCAACAATGCTTCTGCCTTAAGGTATCATGCCGCCGCGCTGGCCGCATTTGATCTTTATATTCTGCAAAGGGAAAATGCTTTTAATGAGTTTTCTCCTCAACAGCAATCGGCCGCCAAAGCTTACCTTGATACATTAAGCGATGACGAAAAACAACTTTTAACCAACACGATCTTGGCTGGATTACCAGGTACAGATGAGGTATTCACAGTAGATGAATTCAAAGTATATTTAGAAAAATACGCTGCCGTTGATGAGCAAAAATTAAAAGAAAACCTCGGATATTTTTTAAACGCAATAATACCTTATGCCGAAAAATTGGGCATAAACATGTGCATCCATCCGGATGACCCGCCTTTTGCTATTTTAGGGCTTCCGCGAGCTGTTAAATGTGAGCAGGATCTGGTTGATATTATTAATATGTACCCTTCTGTAAATAATGGCATCACGCTTTGCACCGGCTCTTTAGGGGCCAATCCTGGCAATGATATTCCCGGCATCATAAATCGCCTGGGGGGCTATATTCACTTCCTTCATTTAAGGAATGTTTGCAGGGAGCCTGACGGAAGCTTTTACGAAGCGGAACACCTGGAGGGCGATACGGATATGTTTGCTGTAATGAAAGCCATTATCGACGAACAGATACGACGTGAAAAAGCCGGGCGTAGTGATCTTGCAATACCCCTGCGGCCCGATCATGGTCATAAAATACTCGACGATTATAATTACAACACTTACCCCGGCTATTCGGTTACAGGCCGTTTAAAAGGTCTGGCCGAACTACGGGGACTGGAACTGGGTATCAGGCGAATGATAAATGGCTGA
- a CDS encoding LacI family DNA-binding transcriptional regulator translates to MHKEITIYDIAARLNISAATVSRALKDHPRVSKATKKLVAKTSDEMGYRSNSFASNLRKKQSSIIGVIVPRLNSNFMADVLAGIEKVANSNNYNLFISQSLESTKKEASNAQAMLNNRVDGLLVSVAYDTTNFDHFESFIRRNIPVIFFDRVFEHESCPQIYIDNYKAAHDITDHLIKQGSKRIVHIGGNQLRNVYAERLQGYKRALEENNLLFDENLVIISDLTSKAGSDAAYKILKMSPLPDGLFVANDICAIGCMQVLKKEGINIPSDIAVAGFNNDPTATVIEPALTTVNYKGYEMGEVAAKLMINHLVDKDDFQETHSLILRSELIIRESSLRNNLQK, encoded by the coding sequence GTGCATAAAGAAATTACTATTTATGATATTGCCGCCAGGCTTAATATTTCGGCAGCCACCGTTAGCCGGGCGCTGAAAGATCACCCGAGGGTAAGCAAAGCCACCAAAAAGCTTGTTGCTAAAACTTCCGACGAAATGGGCTATCGCTCAAACTCATTCGCCAGCAACCTCCGCAAAAAGCAAAGCAGTATCATAGGCGTAATTGTTCCGAGGCTAAATAGTAACTTTATGGCCGATGTGCTGGCCGGTATTGAGAAAGTGGCTAACAGCAATAACTACAATTTATTTATTAGTCAATCGCTTGAAAGCACCAAAAAGGAAGCCAGCAATGCCCAGGCTATGCTTAATAATCGTGTGGATGGATTATTGGTTTCGGTAGCTTACGATACCACCAACTTTGATCATTTTGAGTCCTTTATAAGGCGAAACATCCCGGTAATATTTTTCGACAGGGTGTTTGAGCATGAATCATGCCCGCAGATCTACATTGATAATTATAAAGCTGCTCATGATATTACTGATCATCTTATTAAGCAAGGCAGTAAACGCATAGTTCATATAGGTGGCAACCAATTGCGCAATGTATATGCAGAACGGCTTCAGGGTTACAAAAGAGCGCTGGAGGAAAACAACCTTTTGTTTGACGAAAACCTGGTGATCATCAGCGATCTTACCAGCAAAGCCGGAAGTGATGCAGCTTATAAAATTCTAAAGATGTCTCCCCTGCCCGATGGCTTGTTTGTGGCCAATGATATTTGTGCTATCGGATGTATGCAGGTGTTAAAAAAAGAAGGAATAAATATCCCCTCAGATATAGCAGTAGCCGGGTTTAACAATGACCCTACCGCCACCGTGATAGAACCCGCGCTTACTACGGTAAATTATAAAGGCTACGAAATGGGCGAAGTGGCCGCGAAGTTGATGATCAATCATTTAGTGGATAAGGATGATTTCCAGGAAACTCACAGCCTTATACTAAGGTCTGAGTTAATCATCCGTGAGTCGTCACTCAGAAATAATTTGCAGAAATGA
- a CDS encoding SDR family oxidoreductase, producing the protein MNLGLDQKVAVVMAASKGLGKASAMALSAEGAKVIIGSRDVTELEKTAAEISSKTGNPVHFFAVDVSSDDQITAFIEQAGNLYGRIDILVNNAGGPPFGKFESFDDKQWQQAYEQNLLSFVRTSRLVLPFMKSTGSGRIINIISGSVKSVLANSVLSTAMRMAVVGMAKMLADELGMHGITVNNIAPGLILTDRIKHTLPQDMDPEEAIREKTKNIPLGRIGKPEELAALVAFLSSAPAAYISGTTIQVDGGANRAIF; encoded by the coding sequence ATGAATCTCGGATTAGATCAAAAAGTAGCCGTTGTGATGGCGGCAAGTAAAGGATTGGGAAAAGCCTCGGCTATGGCATTATCAGCCGAGGGAGCGAAAGTTATCATCGGCTCGCGCGATGTAACGGAGCTTGAAAAAACAGCAGCCGAAATCAGTTCAAAAACAGGGAACCCAGTTCATTTTTTTGCGGTCGACGTTAGCAGCGATGACCAAATTACAGCTTTTATTGAGCAGGCCGGTAATTTATATGGCCGGATAGATATATTGGTGAACAACGCCGGCGGCCCGCCTTTTGGAAAGTTTGAAAGTTTTGACGATAAACAATGGCAGCAGGCTTACGAACAAAACCTGCTCAGTTTTGTGCGCACCTCACGCCTGGTATTGCCTTTTATGAAAAGCACCGGCAGCGGCCGTATCATTAACATCATCAGCGGATCGGTAAAATCTGTTCTTGCCAATTCGGTATTATCAACGGCAATGCGCATGGCGGTGGTTGGCATGGCCAAAATGCTTGCCGACGAACTGGGTATGCACGGAATTACCGTTAATAATATTGCACCCGGATTGATCCTTACAGATCGCATCAAACATACCCTACCCCAGGATATGGATCCCGAAGAAGCCATCAGGGAAAAAACAAAAAATATTCCGCTTGGCCGCATCGGTAAGCCCGAAGAGCTTGCTGCGTTGGTGGCTTTTCTTTCATCAGCCCCGGCGGCCTATATCAGCGGCACTACCATACAGGTAGATGGCGGAGCAAACCGTGCTATCTTTTAA
- a CDS encoding glycoside hydrolase family 43 protein, translated as MNVKFINGLIIAALSAPLCILGACNSSTQKTPASADTSKTDTGKKTKYLSQPLISSIYTADPSAHVFNGKIYIYPSHDINAGIPENDNGDHFAMRDYHILSMDSIGGKVTDNGVALDIKDIPWAGRQLWAPDAAYKNGTYYLYFPVKDKQDVFHIGVATSANPAGPFKAEPQPIAGSYSIDPAVFTDTDGKTYMYFGGIWGGQLQRWITGKYEPNGSKTDSKQEDAPAISCKVALLKPDMKNFDGAAKNAVIVDSLGKPLLTKDHNRRFFEGSWMHKYNGKYYLTYSTGDTHLLCYAIGNSPLGPFTYKGVFMKPVEGWTTHHSIIEIKGKWYIFYHDTQLSGKTHLRNVKVTTLEHNADGSIKLIDPFL; from the coding sequence ATGAACGTCAAATTTATCAATGGATTAATAATCGCAGCCCTTTCTGCACCCCTTTGCATTTTGGGCGCCTGTAATTCATCAACCCAAAAAACACCCGCAAGTGCCGATACCAGCAAAACAGATACCGGCAAAAAAACAAAATACCTTTCACAGCCGCTCATTAGTTCAATTTACACTGCCGATCCATCGGCTCATGTATTTAACGGTAAAATTTATATTTACCCATCGCATGATATCAACGCAGGCATCCCCGAAAATGATAACGGCGATCATTTTGCGATGAGGGATTACCACATCCTGTCGATGGATAGTATCGGTGGCAAGGTTACCGATAATGGAGTAGCGCTTGATATTAAGGATATCCCATGGGCGGGGCGGCAGCTTTGGGCACCGGATGCGGCTTATAAAAATGGCACCTATTATCTGTATTTTCCGGTGAAGGATAAGCAGGATGTTTTCCATATCGGGGTGGCAACCTCTGCAAACCCGGCCGGTCCGTTTAAGGCAGAGCCGCAGCCTATAGCAGGCAGTTACAGTATCGACCCGGCGGTTTTTACCGATACAGATGGCAAAACGTACATGTATTTCGGAGGGATCTGGGGCGGACAGCTTCAACGCTGGATTACCGGAAAATATGAACCCAACGGCTCAAAAACCGATTCGAAACAGGAAGATGCCCCGGCCATAAGCTGCAAAGTTGCCCTGCTTAAACCCGATATGAAAAACTTTGATGGTGCCGCAAAAAACGCTGTTATTGTAGATAGCCTGGGCAAACCATTGTTAACCAAAGATCATAACCGTAGGTTTTTTGAGGGCTCGTGGATGCATAAGTACAACGGAAAGTACTATCTCACATACTCAACCGGCGATACGCATTTGCTTTGCTACGCGATAGGGAACAGCCCGTTGGGTCCTTTTACGTATAAAGGCGTATTTATGAAACCGGTTGAAGGTTGGACAACGCATCATTCCATTATCGAAATTAAGGGTAAATGGTACATATTTTATCACGATACCCAACTATCGGGCAAAACTCATTTACGCAACGTGAAAGTGACCACGCTGGAACATAACGCCGATGGTTCTATTAAGCTGATTGATCCGTTTTTGTAG
- a CDS encoding alpha/beta hydrolase family protein, whose product MKNTILFFLLSCAIAVKAQSPAPVNFTADQDHQNMMKQLGIKALRNGPSGDESAPNHANYDEALANPYPDLPEVLTLKNGKKVTTAQMWWNQRRPEIVEDMEREVYGRIPANVPKVNWTVNVTDNERVGFFPVIAKQLIGHVDNTAYPLINVNIEMTLVLPANAKGPVPVLMMFGRSALPAPAQPPAADVEKINKALKEMLVKEHPELKTIFEKHPAYNPIPEQSPFGPGGFPAAKSDPPTAMQLIANGWGYVLIDPSSIQADNAEGLTRGIIGLVNKGQPRKPDDWGALRAWSWGAARALDYLETEPRVDARHVGIEGVSRYGKAALVTLAFEQRFAMGLIGSSGEGGAKLHRRNFGEAVESLTGGGYYWMAGNFMKYGASEASSGAKTAKDLPVDAHELIALCAPRFTFISYGVPEQGDAKWLDQQGSYMATVAAGPVFKLLGAKDLGVSDNYKTEKIPPVNTSLLEGELAWRQHDGGHTDAPNVKYFITWANRLMHYGKDGFEKSK is encoded by the coding sequence ATGAAAAATACAATATTGTTTTTTCTATTAAGCTGCGCAATAGCAGTAAAGGCCCAAAGCCCGGCACCCGTAAACTTCACTGCCGATCAGGATCATCAAAATATGATGAAGCAGTTGGGGATTAAGGCACTACGTAACGGCCCCAGCGGCGATGAGTCGGCTCCTAACCATGCCAATTATGATGAGGCGCTGGCTAATCCGTATCCTGATTTGCCGGAAGTGCTTACATTAAAAAACGGTAAAAAGGTAACCACCGCACAAATGTGGTGGAACCAGCGCCGCCCCGAAATTGTGGAAGATATGGAGCGCGAAGTTTATGGCCGCATTCCGGCAAATGTACCTAAAGTAAACTGGACGGTAAATGTTACAGACAATGAACGGGTTGGCTTTTTCCCGGTTATAGCCAAACAGCTTATCGGCCACGTTGATAACACCGCTTATCCGCTCATTAATGTAAATATCGAAATGACGCTGGTGCTTCCGGCAAATGCCAAGGGACCGGTGCCCGTATTAATGATGTTTGGCCGGAGTGCTTTGCCCGCACCTGCTCAGCCCCCTGCCGCCGATGTAGAAAAAATCAACAAAGCGCTGAAAGAAATGCTGGTAAAAGAGCATCCCGAATTAAAAACCATTTTTGAAAAACACCCGGCTTATAATCCCATTCCTGAGCAATCGCCCTTCGGTCCGGGCGGCTTCCCGGCAGCTAAAAGTGATCCGCCAACTGCTATGCAATTGATAGCTAATGGCTGGGGTTATGTATTGATTGATCCGTCGTCTATCCAGGCCGATAATGCTGAGGGGCTTACCCGGGGGATTATAGGTTTGGTAAACAAGGGTCAGCCACGTAAGCCGGATGATTGGGGCGCTTTACGGGCCTGGTCGTGGGGAGCGGCGCGGGCTTTGGATTATCTCGAAACAGAGCCGCGTGTTGATGCCAGGCATGTAGGTATTGAAGGTGTATCCCGCTATGGTAAAGCAGCACTGGTTACATTAGCCTTTGAACAACGTTTTGCCATGGGCCTGATAGGCTCATCGGGCGAGGGTGGAGCCAAGCTGCATCGCCGTAATTTTGGTGAGGCTGTTGAAAGCCTTACGGGCGGTGGGTACTACTGGATGGCCGGTAACTTTATGAAATATGGTGCATCGGAAGCCTCATCCGGTGCTAAAACTGCCAAAGATTTGCCGGTAGATGCGCATGAACTGATTGCCCTTTGTGCTCCGCGGTTCACATTTATTAGTTATGGAGTGCCCGAGCAGGGCGATGCCAAATGGCTTGATCAGCAGGGCAGTTATATGGCAACCGTGGCAGCCGGACCGGTATTTAAATTGCTTGGAGCGAAAGATCTTGGTGTTTCAGATAACTATAAAACCGAAAAAATACCCCCGGTTAATACCAGCTTGCTCGAGGGCGAACTGGCCTGGCGGCAGCACGATGGCGGCCATACCGATGCACCAAACGTTAAATATTTTATTACCTGGGCAAACAGGTTGATGCATTACGGCAAGGACGGGTTTGAAAAAAGTAAATAA